The genomic stretch CCGAACGCGGCCTCAACCTGAAGCAGATGGTGGGCGCGGCCAAGCGCGGCGAACTGGGGGCACTTTACGTCGTAGGCTCCAACCCGGTGGCGCGCTTCGCCCTCGACCCCTTCGCCTTCACCGGCAGCTTCGTGGTGGTCCAGGACATGTTCCTCACCGAGACCGCGGCCCTTGCCGACGTCGTCCTGCCCGCGGCCAACGCCTACGAGAAGTCGGGCAGCACGACCAACACCTGCGGCGACCTGCAATTGCTGCAGAAGGCGGGCGACGTCGCCGGGCCGCGGGCGGACCTGGACATCATCGCGCAGCTCGCCGCGCGCATGGGCTTCGATCCGGAGAAGCTGCTGCCGCGCGGGGGTGGGG from Terriglobales bacterium encodes the following:
- a CDS encoding molybdopterin-dependent oxidoreductase → ERGLNLKQMVGAAKRGELGALYVVGSNPVARFALDPFAFTGSFVVVQDMFLTETAALADVVLPAANAYEKSGSTTNTCGDLQLLQKAGDVAGPRADLDIIAQLAARMGFDPEKLLPRGGGVQADLGQSRGAQAGEADRHAVWLERQELEARVSFFSPSAVRDEIQRLVPGYAVDPLNLLLGNDVHTRTEEAAVGRAQADELLLPARDDLFSSGTLGRYSSILNQVMERKMQLPGEKEVAAD